The genomic segment TCTCGTTTACGGAGGAAGTCTGCTGCACTTGGTGGTGCTTGAGTTTGTCGAGCACCTGCTGCCACTCTTGAAGAGCGTTGTTGATTGCCTCCATCTACCACACCTCCACTTTCTGATCCGTGAAGGGGAACAACCTTCTTCCGCTTCCTCTCACGCTCATGGATTATCACGTCTCTTACCACTTTTACACCTGCTTCTGCCCAATTGTTTAAGGTCTTCCAGAGGTAATTCTTCGGGCTATCGGTGGCCTCTTGCTTGGTGTGTTCTAAGGCAGCGAGAATGACTTCTGGAGCCATGCCATCATCGTCTTGATAACTGGACAAGCGTTCTCGATCCATTGCAGACATTCCCCGAAACATGGACTGCCATAAATCGCAAATTTGAAACCAAGTATCAGGTTCAACATTTTCTATCTCTCTATCTATCTTTCTATCCTTCATAGAAGAAACTCGGTTGTCAGGTAAGTTGTCAAGCAACCTGTCAAGTAACCTGTCAGGTAGGTTGTCAGTTTCACCGACGTGGTTGCTTGACAGGTTTGCTAAGTTGTCAGGAAACCTGTCAGTTTGATCGACGTACTTGTTTGACAACTTGGGGAAGTAAGTTTCGTTTAAGGTGTATGTTCCACCCGATTTTCCCTTTTGAGATTTGTAGCTTGTGAGTATTCCGAGCTGTAAAAGGGTGTTCCGATTGTTGTTTAGCGTTTCTCTATTTTTGATCCCGGTTAGGAACATCAGCTCATCATTGGTCATATCGAAAGTCCACTGCTGATTCATCTCAAGAAAGCGCAATTCAAGCACCTGCATCATGATGAATCCAAGCGGCCCGACTTTTTGGATTCCACCAATGGGTCGTATCCGTTCCAATACTTCCGGTCTTCTCATACCATGTCCGCCTCCTTCCTTATGAAACTTTGCGATCCTGAACCAGTTCCAGAAAAGTCACTGTTACCTCCCAGGGAGGCTGGTTTCTTTTATTGATGCACCTCAGTAGCGCCCAGCGTTGACCATCGCGCCAGAAGGTTTTTGAGACCTTCCAGCGCATGAACCGCAGATCATATTCTTAACCTTTCATTTGGACTCACCCCACCGATCTAACCTTGGGAAAATAAGTCTGCTTGATTTTCATTGTTGGTCGCTGACCCCGACTGCTGGTTATCTGCACCTTGGTGCTCTGGCACTTCCTCAACCGCGTATGCTTCCGCATCGATCCAAGCGACAGTTGACATATCTTCTGCTATCTCATGCTTCACAGTGCCTTCTTGTTCGACTACACGCGCATCATCAACACTGATAGGCAAGTACTTCCAAGCTCTACGGATAACCGTTTTCTTTGCCATTTCCTCATAGTGGTCTTTCCATGGGCCTGTAGCCTGTTTTTTACTGTTGTCATATGACTTTGAGGACATCATGACCGTATCGATTTCCGCCTTGCTCATTACTTCGATGTAATGACCGCCACCAGTGAAATGAGCGATCATGTAAACCAATTTCATTTGACCTCTTTCGCCATTTACGCATGGTTTATGAGAGAGTTTTTCTTCCAAGCCGTATTCAAATTGGAAATCATCATTTTCATAAACAATTCGAGCAGCGATTGATTGGATGTTACCGCTCCGTCTAGCCAGCTCAATCATGCCCTTGTAGGAAATAATGAATGTAGCCTCGAAAGACTTTAATTTATTTGACCAAAAAGGGACTAAGTAGCAATGTCCTAATACTCCTGGCTCAAGACCAAGCTGAGCCGACTGCATCAATGCAGACATCAGCGATGGAGCACTACATTTCATGAGCGTAGGGTTTGTTCTAATGCAGAATGTTGCTATCCGTAGGAACTTGTTTACATCCATGTTGTTCCCAGCGGCTTGAGCAAATTGGTTCTTTCTGGATTCAATCAGATCAAAAATCGTTGTCTCCTTTTTCTCAGGAGAGTTGTTACCTGTTCGTTCGGCAAGCTTTCCAGCCATATCTTGCGGGTTCCCCATCCATTCGACCTCCTATGATGATTTTGGTAGGTAAAGCCGTGTATGTGCCTTTTTCACAAAGCTCATTTGCTTCTCAGCAATTACTGAACGCGTAACTTTCTTTTCACCAATCCAACCAATGGCGTAATCTTTCATGGCGTACATGATTTTGTTCTGAGCTTCGGTTTTCAGTAATTCATATTCCTTGATCCTTGCGGCTGCTTCGTGATACTGGTCAAGCCACTCCATAGCCTCATTAGGAAGAATGATTTCTTGCCCGTTAGACTCTGGGTAAAGTTGCTTGATCATATCCGCTGTTGTCTCAGCCCCGTCCATCGCTGGGGGAATATCCTCTTCAACCAGTCGCCAAAAATCAGACTCGATTTTGATAAGATGGGAAATTACCTCGTCATTCCGATCAACACGCTTGTGACGGAAATCATTGCCGCCGATCAGAACAGCGATGTAGGCGAACTGTAGGCCAGTTACAGAGAGGTAATGCTGAACCTGCAAGTAATAATGGTCGGGAATCTTTTCGTCGTCCCATTCAGAAGCAAAGTATTTATCAGCAGTCTTGCACTCTAAGACTCCTTGTTTCCCGTCTTCGTAGATCAATCTATCGAGGTTAGCCAGCATGAATGGATAATCTCGATGTTGGAGCATTTCATGAATTCGCTCGACTTTTAATCCAGTTCGTTCAGCAAATTCATCAGCGACAACTGGTTCTAGCTTTCGCCCAAACCGAGCTGCTTGTGATTCCTCTTGTGAGGGCTCAACCTTACCCGTCTTTTCGAGCCAAACGGAAATTGGAGAACGATACTTGCTAAAACCTGCGACAGAGCCAGCGTCTGATCCACCCAAGCCTTTCTTTCTCAACTGGAGCCATTCTTGATACGGCATGTTTTCCGTGGATACCAGTTTCAAAGCTCCCACAGAACCACTCCCTCTTGTGTTAAATCACTTGATAAGCTACGATTAACTTGATTCCCAATCGTGCTTTAAGACCGAAGACTCAGCGTTCCAGCGCTGGGTCTTTTACTTTTCTTCTTGGCAATCCTCGCAAGTTCTTGGATAGCCAGGCTCCTCAAAATCATCCATATATGCTCCGCATACTTGGCAAAGCAAACCAGATAGAATCATTTCTGCAACTTGTCCCACTCTTCATACCTCCTCTCGATTTGGTCGCGAGGCGCCACCGTCCCAACCTCTACGGCAGCCGTTGTAGTTCCTTGCCTACGCCACGTCTTGACCTCGCTATGTATTACTTGGAGGTTCGAACCTCCGTGGAAAACTCAGCTCACGTGCGACTCTCAGATTTTGAAAGGTCGACCGAATTTTCCACGCAGGGCCGAAGCCCGCGTTATTGATGTTCGTCGAGTTGTCTTTGCAACTCTTCGATTTGTTCTCTAAGCTCATCAATAACTTGCTGTTTTTCTGAGAGTATTTCATTAACTTCGTTATCAATCTCACTATGGAAATCTACAAGCTTATGATGGATGTATTGCGCAATCTCCTCATGACTGTCATCAAGAAACTGCTCAAATCTCTCGAGTGCATCAATTTCACTATTCGTCGTTTGTGCATGTGAATAAGTAATGTGTGGCATCAAACATTCCTCCATGAATTTTTGTAGTTCGTTACTTTAGCAACCGCTTTGCTTGCTCTTTAACGCCATCAATGAAATCCTCGTGGTCCATCACTGCTTTCCCATCAACCAAAAGCTCTAATTCTTCTATGACATCGCGCACCGTCCATTCAAGCCCGCTGTCATCGACATCAAAAGCTAGGGCTTCCAATTGCCGCTGTCTGTTCGG from the Brevibacillus brevis genome contains:
- a CDS encoding DnaD domain-containing protein; translation: MMQVLELRFLEMNQQWTFDMTNDELMFLTGIKNRETLNNNRNTLLQLGILTSYKSQKGKSGGTYTLNETYFPKLSNKYVDQTDRFPDNLANLSSNHVGETDNLPDRLLDRLLDNLPDNRVSSMKDRKIDREIENVEPDTWFQICDLWQSMFRGMSAMDRERLSSYQDDDGMAPEVILAALEHTKQEATDSPKNYLWKTLNNWAEAGVKVVRDVIIHERERKRKKVVPLHGSESGGVVDGGNQQRSSRVAAGARQTQAPPSAADFLRKRDQAKASV
- the recT gene encoding recombination protein RecT, with the translated sequence MGNPQDMAGKLAERTGNNSPEKKETTIFDLIESRKNQFAQAAGNNMDVNKFLRIATFCIRTNPTLMKCSAPSLMSALMQSAQLGLEPGVLGHCYLVPFWSNKLKSFEATFIISYKGMIELARRSGNIQSIAARIVYENDDFQFEYGLEEKLSHKPCVNGERGQMKLVYMIAHFTGGGHYIEVMSKAEIDTVMMSSKSYDNSKKQATGPWKDHYEEMAKKTVIRRAWKYLPISVDDARVVEQEGTVKHEIAEDMSTVAWIDAEAYAVEEVPEHQGADNQQSGSATNNENQADLFSQG
- a CDS encoding YqaJ viral recombinase family nuclease, producing the protein MGALKLVSTENMPYQEWLQLRKKGLGGSDAGSVAGFSKYRSPISVWLEKTGKVEPSQEESQAARFGRKLEPVVADEFAERTGLKVERIHEMLQHRDYPFMLANLDRLIYEDGKQGVLECKTADKYFASEWDDEKIPDHYYLQVQHYLSVTGLQFAYIAVLIGGNDFRHKRVDRNDEVISHLIKIESDFWRLVEEDIPPAMDGAETTADMIKQLYPESNGQEIILPNEAMEWLDQYHEAAARIKEYELLKTEAQNKIMYAMKDYAIGWIGEKKVTRSVIAEKQMSFVKKAHTRLYLPKSS